A section of the Streptomyces sp. NBC_01363 genome encodes:
- a CDS encoding AMP-binding protein has product MSATSATETFRAARDFLLKHREDYHAAYEGFSWPRTDHFNWALDWFDVIAENNDRTALHIVEEDGGRTEVSFARMSARSNQAANWLRAQGVRAGDRILVMLGNQVELWETALAAMKLRAVVIPATPLLGPVDLRDRVERGRVRHVLVRDTDTAKFDEVPGGYTRFAVGAGVPGWLSYTGADEQPETFEADRETDADEPLMLYFTSGTTASPKLVEHTHVSYPVGHLSTMYWIGLKPGDVHLNISSPGWAKHAWSNLFAPWSAEATVFIFNYTRFDAGRLMAEMDRSGVTSFCAPPTVWRMLIQADLAQLKTPPREVVAAGEPLNPEVIETVRRTWGVTIRDGFGQTETAVQVANTPGQLLKAGSMGRPSPGFKVELLDPVTGEPGAAEGEISLDLSARPVGLMTGYHGDPDRTAEAMAGGYYRTGDIGSRDADGYITYVGRADDVFKASDYKISPFELESALLEHEAVAEAAVVPAPDPVRLSVPKAYIVLAEGWEPGPDTAKVLFEHSRSVLAPYKRVRRLEFAELPKTVSGKIRRIELRERTARGTGTEYDEGDLR; this is encoded by the coding sequence ATGTCGGCAACCAGCGCGACGGAAACGTTCCGGGCCGCCCGGGACTTTCTGCTGAAGCACCGTGAGGACTACCACGCGGCCTACGAGGGCTTCAGCTGGCCCAGGACCGATCATTTCAACTGGGCGCTCGACTGGTTCGACGTCATCGCCGAGAACAACGACCGCACCGCCCTGCACATCGTGGAGGAGGACGGCGGCCGCACCGAGGTGTCCTTCGCCCGGATGTCCGCCCGGTCCAACCAGGCCGCGAACTGGCTGCGCGCCCAGGGCGTGCGCGCCGGGGACCGGATCCTCGTCATGCTCGGCAACCAGGTCGAGCTCTGGGAGACCGCCCTGGCCGCGATGAAGCTGCGCGCCGTGGTCATCCCCGCCACCCCGCTCCTCGGCCCGGTCGACCTGCGCGACCGGGTGGAGCGCGGCCGGGTCCGGCACGTCCTGGTGCGGGACACCGACACCGCGAAGTTCGACGAGGTGCCCGGCGGCTACACCCGGTTCGCCGTCGGCGCGGGCGTGCCCGGCTGGCTGTCGTACACCGGAGCCGACGAGCAGCCGGAGACCTTCGAGGCGGACCGGGAGACCGACGCCGACGAGCCGCTGATGCTCTACTTCACCTCCGGCACCACTGCCAGCCCCAAGCTCGTCGAGCACACCCATGTCTCCTACCCCGTGGGCCACTTGTCGACGATGTACTGGATCGGCCTCAAGCCCGGGGACGTGCACCTCAACATCTCCTCGCCCGGCTGGGCCAAGCACGCCTGGTCGAATCTCTTCGCGCCCTGGAGCGCCGAGGCGACCGTCTTCATCTTCAACTACACCCGCTTCGACGCGGGTCGGCTGATGGCCGAGATGGACCGCTCGGGCGTCACCAGCTTCTGCGCCCCGCCCACCGTCTGGCGGATGCTGATCCAGGCCGATCTCGCCCAGCTGAAGACCCCGCCGCGCGAGGTCGTCGCGGCCGGTGAGCCGCTGAACCCGGAGGTCATCGAGACGGTGCGGCGCACCTGGGGCGTCACCATCCGGGACGGCTTCGGCCAGACCGAGACCGCCGTCCAGGTCGCCAACACCCCGGGCCAGCTGCTGAAGGCCGGTTCGATGGGACGGCCCAGCCCCGGTTTCAAGGTCGAGCTCCTGGACCCGGTCACCGGTGAGCCCGGCGCGGCCGAGGGCGAGATCTCCCTCGACCTGTCCGCCCGCCCGGTGGGCCTGATGACCGGCTACCACGGCGACCCGGACCGCACGGCCGAGGCCATGGCGGGCGGCTACTACCGCACCGGCGACATCGGCTCGCGCGACGCGGACGGCTACATCACCTACGTCGGGCGCGCGGACGACGTCTTCAAGGCGAGCGACTACAAGATCAGTCCCTTCGAGCTGGAAAGTGCCCTGCTGGAGCACGAGGCGGTCGCCGAGGCCGCCGTCGTCCCCGCTCCCGACCCGGTCCGGCTCTCCGTCCCCAAGGCGTACATCGTGCTCGCGGAGGGCTGGGAGCCCGGCCCGGACACGGCGAAGGTGCTGTTCGAGCACTCGCGGTCGGTCCTCGCCCCGTACAAGCGGGTCCGCAGGCTGGAGTTCGCCGAGCTGCCCAAGACCGTCTCCGGCAAGATCCGCCGCATCGAACTGCGCGAGCGAACGGCCCGGGGCACCGGCACCGAGTACGACGAGGGTGATCTGCGATGA
- a CDS encoding AMP-binding protein, which produces MSRLSYAHGTGTTALLGDTIGRNLDRAIETFGDREALVDVASGRRWTYAEFGAAVDELARALMASGVAKGDRVGIWAVNCPEWVLVQYATARIGAIMVNINPAYRAHELEYVLKQAGISLLVASRSHRTSDYRALVGQVRAHCPALRAVHYIGDPSWDELLAVSGSVAEEQLAAREAELSCDDPINIQYTSGTTGFPKGATLSHHNILNNGYFVGELVAYTEQDRICLPVPFYHCFGMVMGNLGATSHGACIVIPAPAFEAAAVLTAVQQERCTSLYGVPTMFIAELNLPDFASYDLSSLRTGIMAGSPCPVEVMKRVVAEMHMDEVSICYGMTETSPVSTQTRRDDDLERRTGTVGRVMPHIEVKVVDPVTGVTLERGAPGELRTRGYSVMLGYWEQPERTAEAIDAGRWMHTGDLAVMREDGYVQVVGRIKDMIIRGGENVYPREIEEFLYGHPKIADVQVVGVPDDTYGEEILACVIPRDPADPPSLEEVTAYCREQLAHYKIPRQLRILETFPMTVSGKVRKIELREGYGQ; this is translated from the coding sequence ATGAGTCGGCTCTCCTACGCGCACGGCACCGGCACCACGGCGCTCCTCGGCGACACCATCGGCCGCAATCTGGACCGCGCGATCGAGACGTTCGGCGACCGCGAGGCGCTGGTGGACGTCGCGTCGGGGCGACGCTGGACCTACGCCGAATTCGGCGCGGCGGTCGACGAACTGGCCCGTGCGCTGATGGCGTCGGGGGTGGCCAAGGGGGACCGGGTCGGCATCTGGGCGGTCAACTGCCCGGAGTGGGTGCTCGTGCAGTACGCCACGGCCCGCATCGGCGCCATCATGGTCAACATCAACCCGGCGTACCGCGCGCACGAGCTGGAGTACGTGCTGAAGCAGGCCGGCATATCGCTCCTGGTCGCCTCGCGCTCGCACCGCACCAGCGACTACCGCGCCCTGGTCGGCCAGGTCCGGGCCCACTGCCCCGCGCTGCGCGCCGTGCACTACATCGGTGACCCGTCCTGGGACGAACTGCTGGCCGTCTCCGGATCCGTGGCGGAGGAACAACTCGCCGCTCGGGAAGCCGAGTTGTCCTGCGACGACCCGATCAACATCCAGTACACCTCCGGCACCACCGGCTTCCCCAAGGGGGCCACCCTCTCCCACCACAACATCCTCAACAACGGATACTTCGTGGGGGAGCTGGTCGCCTACACGGAACAGGACCGGATCTGTCTGCCCGTCCCCTTCTACCACTGCTTCGGCATGGTCATGGGGAACCTGGGCGCCACCTCGCACGGCGCCTGCATCGTGATCCCGGCCCCCGCCTTCGAGGCCGCCGCCGTGCTCACCGCCGTGCAGCAGGAGCGCTGCACCTCGCTCTACGGCGTCCCCACCATGTTCATCGCGGAGCTGAACCTCCCGGACTTCGCCTCGTACGACCTCTCCTCGCTGCGCACCGGCATCATGGCCGGATCGCCCTGCCCGGTCGAGGTGATGAAGCGGGTCGTCGCCGAGATGCACATGGACGAGGTGTCCATCTGCTACGGCATGACGGAGACCTCACCGGTCTCCACCCAGACCCGCCGCGACGACGACCTGGAGCGCCGCACCGGCACCGTCGGGCGCGTGATGCCGCACATCGAGGTCAAGGTCGTCGACCCGGTGACCGGGGTGACGCTGGAGCGCGGTGCGCCGGGCGAACTGCGCACCCGTGGCTACAGCGTGATGCTCGGCTACTGGGAGCAGCCCGAGCGGACCGCCGAAGCCATCGACGCCGGCCGCTGGATGCACACCGGTGACCTCGCGGTGATGCGGGAGGACGGCTACGTACAGGTCGTCGGCCGGATCAAGGACATGATCATCCGCGGCGGCGAGAACGTGTATCCCCGGGAGATCGAGGAATTCCTCTACGGCCACCCGAAGATCGCCGATGTGCAGGTGGTGGGTGTGCCGGACGACACCTACGGCGAGGAGATCCTGGCCTGTGTCATACCGAGGGACCCGGCGGACCCGCCGAGCCTGGAAGAGGTGACGGCCTACTGCCGCGAGCAGTTGGCGCACTACAAGATCCCGCGGCAGCTGCGGATCCTGGAGACCTTCCCGATGACGGTCAGCGGGAAGGTCCGGAAGATCGAACTGCGGGAGGGCTACGGGCAGTAG
- a CDS encoding GNAT family N-acetyltransferase, translating into MRIRTARRTDLPLLQDIERAAGEPFRTLGMSAIADDEPPPLALLDEYRRAGRAWVAADPDDHPVGYLIADPVDGAAHIEQVSVHPSAARRGVGSALIDHLAGWAGERGLGALTLTTFSHVPWNAPYYARLGFRTLDDAELTDGLRKIRAQEAEHGLDHWPRVCMRREIPHTGHLRQLTGADRQQ; encoded by the coding sequence ATGCGCATCCGTACCGCCCGCCGCACCGACCTTCCACTGCTCCAGGACATCGAGCGGGCCGCCGGCGAACCGTTCCGCACGCTCGGCATGTCCGCGATCGCGGACGACGAGCCGCCGCCGCTCGCTCTGCTGGACGAGTACCGCCGGGCCGGCCGCGCCTGGGTGGCCGCGGACCCCGACGACCACCCGGTCGGCTATCTGATCGCCGACCCGGTCGACGGGGCGGCCCACATCGAGCAGGTCTCCGTGCACCCGTCCGCCGCGCGGCGCGGCGTGGGCAGCGCACTCATCGATCACCTCGCCGGATGGGCGGGTGAACGCGGTCTGGGCGCACTCACGCTCACGACCTTCTCCCACGTCCCCTGGAACGCGCCGTACTACGCCCGCCTCGGCTTCCGCACCCTCGACGATGCCGAACTCACCGACGGGCTGCGGAAGATCAGGGCGCAGGAGGCGGAACACGGCCTCGACCACTGGCCGAGAGTCTGCATGCGGCGCGAGATCCCGCACACCGGGCACCTCCGGCAGCTCACCGGAGCCGACCGGCAACAGTGA